In Lysobacter firmicutimachus, one genomic interval encodes:
- a CDS encoding DoxX-like family protein, with protein MDEPASDRAPRTDATAPKTVLVIGANGFLAGYLIAALRRHGWRVLRGIRDTPRALREDERRADLARMTSPQDWRETLRGVDAVVNAAGILRETGAQTFQAIHVDGPLAAAQACVDLRVPRFVQLSALGEPADGEFIASKHRFDDALLRLPLTAVALRPSVVYAASGSYGGTSLLRALAAFPGRQLLPGDGRWPLQPVAAEDLGEIAARAAGGTQHGVYDVGGPQPLSLREYQATWRRWLRIEGHGAVAFPESLVSLQVAIGERLGRGPVGETMWRMLRRGNVARPDAHARLQADFGHAPAALAEALATTPSQVQDRWQAQLYFLAPMLRVAVVALWLISAAAGWLTPAATIEAMVADSPLQHWQPVALARVAAGLDAILGLALLLGWRPRLVLGLMGLSVLAYTAAFGALLPGQWLDPLGGLAKNLVLLPALAVAWVLADRR; from the coding sequence ATGGACGAACCCGCTTCCGACCGCGCGCCACGGACCGACGCGACTGCGCCGAAAACCGTACTCGTTATCGGCGCCAACGGCTTTCTCGCCGGCTATCTGATCGCCGCCCTGCGCCGCCACGGCTGGCGGGTGCTGCGCGGCATCCGCGATACGCCCCGCGCGCTGCGCGAGGACGAACGTCGCGCCGACCTGGCGCGCATGACCTCGCCGCAGGACTGGCGCGAGACCTTGCGCGGCGTCGATGCGGTGGTCAACGCCGCCGGCATCTTGCGCGAAACCGGCGCCCAGACCTTCCAGGCCATCCACGTCGACGGCCCGCTCGCGGCGGCCCAGGCCTGCGTCGACCTGAGGGTGCCGCGCTTCGTCCAACTGTCCGCGCTCGGCGAGCCGGCCGACGGGGAATTTATCGCTTCCAAGCACCGTTTCGACGATGCGCTGCTGCGACTGCCCTTGACTGCGGTGGCGTTGCGTCCGTCGGTGGTCTATGCCGCGTCCGGCTCGTATGGCGGCACGTCGCTGTTGCGCGCGCTGGCCGCGTTTCCCGGCCGGCAACTGCTGCCCGGCGACGGGCGCTGGCCCTTGCAGCCGGTCGCGGCCGAGGACCTGGGCGAAATCGCCGCGCGCGCCGCCGGGGGAACCCAGCACGGCGTTTACGACGTCGGCGGGCCACAGCCCTTGAGCCTGCGCGAGTACCAGGCGACCTGGCGACGCTGGCTGCGCATCGAAGGCCACGGCGCAGTCGCTTTCCCCGAGTCGCTGGTGAGCCTGCAGGTCGCGATCGGCGAACGGCTGGGCCGTGGCCCGGTCGGCGAAACCATGTGGCGCATGCTCCGTCGCGGCAACGTCGCCCGGCCGGACGCGCACGCACGCTTGCAGGCCGACTTCGGCCATGCGCCGGCGGCCCTGGCCGAAGCGCTGGCGACAACGCCGAGCCAGGTCCAGGATCGTTGGCAGGCGCAGCTGTATTTTCTCGCCCCGATGCTGCGCGTCGCCGTCGTCGCGTTGTGGCTGATCTCGGCCGCCGCCGGCTGGCTGACGCCGGCGGCGACGATCGAGGCCATGGTCGCCGACTCGCCCTTGCAGCATTGGCAGCCGGTGGCGCTGGCGCGGGTCGCCGCCGGCCTGGACGCGATCCTGGGGCTGGCGTTGTTGCTGGGCTGGCGGCCGCGACTGGTGTTGGGATTGATGGGGCTCAGCGTGCTCGCCTACACCGCGGCGTTCGGCGCGCTGTTGCCGGGGCAATGGCTGGATCCGCTGGGCGGCCTGGCCAAGAATCTGGTGCTGCTGCCGGCGCTGGCGGTGGCCTGGGTGTTGGCGGACCGGAGATAG
- a CDS encoding DUF2269 family protein — MAYLWVKWIHILSSTLLFGTGLGIAFFFWIAHRRGDPKVIAETARTVVIADACFTAPAVLVQFGTGVWLALHLGIPWSLFWLKTALILFFVVGACWLPVLWLQARARRLAAQAAAANAPLPASYRRTMVWWFWLGWPAFLSVIAIFWLMVVKPTAAM; from the coding sequence ATGGCGTACCTGTGGGTGAAGTGGATTCACATCCTGTCCTCGACGCTGTTGTTCGGCACCGGCCTGGGCATCGCCTTCTTTTTCTGGATCGCGCACCGCCGCGGCGATCCCAAGGTCATCGCCGAGACCGCGCGCACCGTGGTCATCGCCGACGCCTGCTTCACCGCGCCGGCGGTGCTGGTGCAGTTCGGCACCGGCGTGTGGCTGGCGCTGCACCTGGGCATTCCGTGGTCGCTGTTCTGGCTCAAGACCGCGCTGATCCTGTTCTTCGTGGTCGGCGCCTGCTGGCTGCCGGTGCTGTGGCTGCAGGCCCGCGCGCGCCGGCTGGCGGCGCAGGCCGCGGCCGCGAACGCGCCGCTGCCGGCGAGCTATCGCCGCACGATGGTCTGGTGGTTCTGGCTGGGCTGGCCGGCGTTCCTGAGCGTGATCGCGATCTTCTGGCTGATGGTGGTCAAGCCAACCGCAGCGATGTAG
- a CDS encoding GNAT family N-acetyltransferase: MVAVPVPLSIRAYQLSDWPRLCHIHDRARLDELQRCADVAAFRSLARTAHSEGLFDGRLDVAEVEGVVRGFVAFQPKSLNWLYVDPDSYRQGVGRALLRHAIACSGPVISTQALQGNEPAIALYRSEGFVEIERRPGRLAGSDEFPAVGVILQRRARG, from the coding sequence ATGGTCGCCGTTCCCGTCCCGTTGTCGATCCGCGCCTACCAGCTCAGCGACTGGCCGCGCCTGTGCCACATCCACGACCGCGCCCGGCTCGACGAACTGCAACGCTGCGCCGACGTCGCGGCGTTCCGCAGCCTGGCCCGCACCGCGCACAGCGAGGGCCTGTTCGACGGCCGCCTCGACGTGGCCGAAGTCGAAGGCGTGGTGCGCGGCTTCGTCGCTTTCCAGCCCAAGTCGCTCAACTGGCTGTACGTGGACCCCGACAGCTACCGCCAGGGCGTGGGCCGCGCACTGCTGCGTCACGCCATCGCCTGCTCCGGCCCGGTGATCTCGACCCAGGCCTTGCAAGGCAACGAGCCGGCGATCGCGCTGTACCGCTCGGAAGGCTTCGTAGAGATCGAGCGGCGACCCGGGCGCTTGGCGGGGAGCGACGAGTTTCCGGCGGTAGGGGTGATTTTGCAGCGGCGGGCTCGGGGGTGA
- a CDS encoding nucleoside deaminase, translated as MIATPDYRALLATAVAEARQGLAEGGIPIGAALYHNDGRLLGCGHNRRIQEGDPSVHGETDAFRKAGRQRRYRDTIMVTTLAPCWYCSGLVRQFNIGTVVVGESVNFQGGVDWLREAGVNVIDLADPECIDLLGGYIAANPEVWNEDIGED; from the coding sequence ATGATCGCCACCCCCGACTACCGCGCTCTGCTCGCCACCGCCGTCGCCGAAGCCCGCCAAGGCCTGGCCGAGGGCGGCATTCCGATCGGCGCGGCGCTGTACCACAACGACGGCCGCCTGCTCGGCTGCGGCCACAACCGCCGCATCCAGGAAGGCGACCCCTCGGTGCACGGCGAGACCGACGCCTTCCGCAAGGCCGGCCGCCAACGCCGCTACCGCGACACCATCATGGTTACCACCCTGGCGCCGTGCTGGTACTGCAGCGGCCTGGTGCGGCAGTTCAACATCGGCACCGTGGTGGTCGGCGAATCGGTCAACTTCCAGGGCGGCGTCGACTGGCTGCGCGAAGCCGGCGTCAACGTGATCGATCTGGCCGACCCGGAATGCATCGATCTGCTCGGCGGCTACATCGCCGCGAACCCCGAGGTCTGGAACGAGGACATCGGCGAGGACTGA
- a CDS encoding DUF417 family protein, whose product MQCAIQRAPAARVWGLSARALGLTMLWFGAMGAFDFDVRALAGRLSGAGLPALADDAAWLSPALGALQAMIGAVLLIARPGRWRRDAALAASAFWAAGLLGLASPAAWIHEPPYAGFPVIGSGQTLLKHVGLAGLALGVFAHERGCAHGRSRALWLLWAGQLLVLVWIGLMKFTQVEAEGVAGLMRSSPLFAWLYGPLSVQGASNLIGAIELLIAAAIAAWPWWPRVADWGLRAAIATYLLTLSFLFTLPGWQPGYGFPFVGGTGQFLLKDLLLLLGAAALLRAAADRRRA is encoded by the coding sequence ATGCAGTGTGCGATTCAACGCGCGCCGGCGGCGCGCGTGTGGGGACTGTCGGCCCGGGCCCTGGGCCTGACGATGCTGTGGTTCGGCGCGATGGGCGCTTTCGATTTCGACGTCCGTGCGCTGGCCGGCCGCTTGAGCGGCGCGGGCCTGCCGGCGTTGGCCGACGATGCCGCGTGGCTGAGCCCGGCGCTGGGCGCGCTGCAGGCGATGATCGGCGCGGTCTTGCTGATCGCACGGCCGGGCCGTTGGCGTCGCGACGCAGCGCTTGCGGCGAGCGCGTTCTGGGCCGCCGGCCTGCTCGGGCTGGCGAGCCCGGCGGCCTGGATCCACGAGCCGCCGTACGCCGGCTTCCCGGTGATCGGTTCGGGCCAGACCTTGCTCAAGCACGTGGGGCTCGCCGGCCTCGCCCTGGGCGTGTTCGCGCACGAGCGCGGCTGCGCGCACGGCCGCAGCCGCGCGCTGTGGCTGCTGTGGGCCGGGCAGTTGCTGGTGCTGGTCTGGATCGGGCTGATGAAGTTCACCCAGGTCGAGGCCGAAGGCGTGGCCGGGCTGATGCGCAGCAGCCCCTTGTTCGCCTGGCTGTACGGGCCGTTGAGCGTGCAGGGCGCGTCGAACCTGATCGGCGCGATCGAGCTGCTGATCGCGGCGGCCATCGCCGCATGGCCGTGGTGGCCGCGGGTGGCGGACTGGGGCCTGCGGGCCGCGATCGCGACGTATCTGCTGACCCTGAGCTTCCTGTTCACCTTGCCGGGCTGGCAGCCCGGCTACGGTTTTCCCTTCGTCGGCGGCACCGGCCAGTTCCTGCTCAAGGATCTGCTGCTGTTGCTGGGCGCCGCGGCGTTGCTGCGCGCTGCGGCCGATCGGCGTCGCGCCTAG
- a CDS encoding GNAT family N-acetyltransferase, with protein sequence MIATVTWQAKRYADLSLDELYELLNLRAQVFVIEQNCVYLDPDGKDRHPEALHLMGRAADGRLAAYLRILPAGLSYPQVSFGRVLTAADFRGLGLGGPMLEAALIEIERRWPGADIQIGAQAHLQAYYGRYGFEPASEPYVEDGIAHIDLLRRGRGAA encoded by the coding sequence ATGATCGCCACCGTGACCTGGCAAGCCAAGCGCTATGCCGACCTGAGCCTGGACGAACTCTACGAGTTGCTGAACCTGCGCGCGCAGGTGTTCGTGATCGAGCAGAACTGCGTCTACCTCGACCCCGACGGCAAGGACCGCCATCCCGAAGCCTTGCACCTGATGGGGCGCGCGGCCGACGGCCGCCTGGCCGCGTACCTGCGGATCCTTCCGGCCGGACTCAGCTATCCCCAGGTCAGCTTCGGCCGGGTGCTGACCGCGGCGGACTTCCGCGGCCTGGGCCTGGGCGGGCCGATGCTGGAAGCGGCGCTGATCGAAATCGAACGCCGCTGGCCCGGCGCCGACATCCAGATCGGCGCACAGGCGCATTTGCAGGCCTACTACGGCCGCTATGGCTTCGAGCCTGCGTCGGAGCCTTATGTCGAGGACGGCATCGCGCACATCGACCTGCTGCGCCGCGGCCGCGGTGCGGCCTAG